A region of Salvelinus fontinalis isolate EN_2023a unplaced genomic scaffold, ASM2944872v1 scaffold_0595, whole genome shotgun sequence DNA encodes the following proteins:
- the LOC129846594 gene encoding interleukin-17C-like, whose product MLLLCICSYMSFARLSSATRCFNQRGVDRRAARLIMSIHCFRTAVSDSFHLQRHCLKLHTGSLPSVQHNNRSLSPWRYRIDERENRIPSKIMVAECLYTGCIINKHEDMTYNSVPVLATFTVLQKTVCPDNPRHYLVTVNVVTIPVACTCVVPRQMI is encoded by the exons ATGTTACTTCTTTGCATCTGCAGTTACATGAGTTTTGCACGGCTGTCGTCAGCAACGAGATGTTTCAATCAGAGGGGGGTGGATCGGCGGGCTGCAAGGCTCATAATGAGCATCCACTGCTTTAGGACGGCTGTGTCTGACAGCTTCCACCTGCAACGGCACTGCCTCAAACTCCACACTGGGTCTCTGCCATCGGTGCAACACAAcaaccgctctctctccccctggcgGTACAG AATCgacgagagagagaacaggattcCCTCTAAAATCATGGTGGCTGAGTGTCTGTATACGGGCTGCATCATCAACAAGCACGAGGACATGACATATAACTCTGTCCCCGTGTTGGCCACTTTCACCGTGCTCCAGAAGACTGTATGCCCTGACAACCCTCGACACTACCTGGTGACAGTAAACGTTGTTACCATCCCTGTGGCATGCACATGTGTTGTACCCAGACAGATGATTTAA